From Methanobrevibacter sp., a single genomic window includes:
- a CDS encoding Ig-like domain-containing protein yields the protein MISVVCIFLVFLGSVAAADVDNDNSKVSSNSISETNLVNCSNDNIIVENHDSIDGNNQNNVNNGRVYAQSPSSSGDYKLNAEDVVKYCQNGTQYDVSLKDSTGAPVANKTITITLSSSSWKNPAQYNKITNADGIATLVIGLNPGDYTVKSTFEDFNVTNTIKVLPVEVSANDVTITYKDGSFKATVTGGGKPVAGATVKFTVKVGTNPVYNIVTNADGVASLPINLAVGTYSITSSVGNSKVITNKITVVSKGKDVITASNLNMHYKDGSAFTAKVTNNGNPVKGATVKFTIYLKGKLVNSYNKVTNADGIASLPINLAVGTYSIASSIPDGTVYNTLVVGNELPKPKDVITASDLTLEYKNGSAFTAKVTNATGAPLKGVTVKFTVKTGTNPVYERVTNADGVASLPIGLNVGTYTVTAAIDDAQVSKKVTVLQTSSVIKGNDISSIKDVTVSYNVTLTSKSGQPIDKAVINFNVNGKKISATTDAKGVAKVDLTGLPVGENTINYEYAGDKNYKSSKDSSKITIINSTTAISGSDISVPYGDSAEFEITLKNISGEPLADKTINVNFNGESKEVVTNDQGIAKLDIPNDLAPGKYEVNYSYSKLGEKDYSYGSNYVTVNKAVLNVEANDMVKEPGDVKYFEVLVTNKNTIPVSNVNVNITVAGKSYIATTNDQGIASLKIELKVVGVYDITYRVCDNDKYSSDLGSNKIIVNGTIIKGNNIDVEYGSDASYEASLTDAYGKPIAGKEIIFTIENDEISAVTDDNGIARIALPKLEPGSYNITYAYTPEGKAPVSGKSTVTVKGGVPLKSVLTAATTLKKYIESNNVLPSTVTVDGETYTTPQFLYMLAQATVMLNEGKTGNIYVSSVQNPANPVKTTVSGNLMLSGYIETAYNIISYIDEKGIAPDSMNTALGKSGYDPLVYAFARVVAYYENNGMMPNYVTLKAFSAPIPSSPLDNVNDIENLTPYLQPTKNCQVDNAEIQALAAKLTAGLESDVAKATAIFNYVRDTVSYSFYYNTRYGAYNTLFKYKTGNCCDKASAVIALFRAAGLPARYVHGTCKFSSGTYGHVWAQVLIGDTWVVADTTSARNSFGVVNNWNNYNYQFKARYIELPF from the coding sequence TTGATTTCTGTAGTCTGCATATTCCTCGTATTTTTAGGATCAGTGGCTGCAGCTGATGTTGATAATGATAATTCAAAAGTTTCTAGTAACTCTATCTCAGAAACTAATTTAGTTAATTGTTCTAACGATAATATAATTGTGGAAAATCATGATTCTATTGATGGGAATAATCAAAACAATGTAAATAATGGAAGAGTTTATGCTCAGAGCCCTTCATCTTCAGGAGATTATAAGTTAAACGCTGAAGATGTTGTGAAATATTGTCAAAACGGTACTCAATATGATGTTTCTCTTAAAGATAGTACCGGTGCTCCTGTAGCTAACAAAACTATTACAATTACTCTTTCAAGTTCAAGCTGGAAAAATCCAGCACAATATAATAAAATTACCAATGCAGATGGTATTGCAACATTGGTCATTGGTTTAAACCCTGGTGACTACACTGTCAAATCTACTTTTGAAGATTTTAATGTTACAAACACTATTAAAGTACTTCCTGTGGAAGTATCTGCTAATGATGTTACTATAACTTATAAGGATGGTAGTTTTAAAGCTACTGTTACTGGTGGAGGTAAACCAGTTGCAGGTGCTACTGTTAAGTTCACTGTAAAAGTTGGTACTAATCCTGTTTATAATATAGTAACCAATGCTGATGGTGTTGCAAGTTTGCCTATTAATTTAGCTGTAGGTACTTATTCTATTACTTCTTCAGTAGGTAATAGTAAAGTAATAACCAATAAGATTACTGTAGTTTCAAAAGGTAAGGACGTAATTACTGCAAGTAATTTAAACATGCATTATAAGGATGGTAGTGCATTCACTGCTAAGGTAACTAATAATGGTAATCCTGTAAAAGGTGCTACTGTTAAATTTACTATTTATCTCAAGGGCAAACTTGTTAATAGTTATAATAAAGTAACCAATGCAGATGGTATTGCAAGTTTGCCTATTAATTTAGCTGTAGGTACTTATTCTATTGCTTCTTCAATACCTGATGGTACAGTATATAATACATTGGTTGTAGGTAACGAACTTCCTAAACCTAAGGATGTTATTACAGCATCAGACTTAACACTTGAGTATAAGAACGGTAGTGCATTTACTGCTAAAGTAACCAATGCTACTGGTGCTCCTTTGAAAGGTGTTACTGTTAAGTTCACTGTAAAAACTGGTACTAATCCTGTTTATGAAAGAGTGACTAATGCTGATGGTGTTGCAAGTTTGCCTATTGGGTTGAATGTAGGTACTTATACTGTTACTGCTGCTATTGATGATGCTCAAGTAAGTAAAAAGGTAACTGTATTGCAAACATCTTCCGTAATAAAAGGTAATGATATATCTTCTATCAAAGATGTTACTGTATCATATAATGTCACTTTAACTTCTAAAAGTGGACAACCTATAGATAAGGCAGTAATCAATTTCAATGTAAATGGTAAAAAGATATCTGCAACTACTGATGCTAAAGGTGTTGCAAAGGTAGATCTTACAGGTTTGCCTGTAGGTGAAAATACCATTAATTATGAATATGCTGGAGATAAGAATTATAAATCTTCTAAGGATTCAAGTAAGATTACTATTATCAATTCCACTACTGCAATAAGTGGTAGCGACATTAGTGTTCCTTATGGTGATTCTGCTGAATTTGAAATAACCTTAAAAAATATTAGTGGGGAACCATTAGCTGACAAGACCATTAACGTCAACTTCAACGGCGAATCAAAAGAGGTAGTCACAAATGATCAGGGTATTGCTAAATTGGATATTCCTAATGATTTGGCTCCTGGTAAATATGAGGTCAATTATTCATATTCCAAACTCGGTGAAAAAGATTACAGTTATGGAAGCAATTATGTGACTGTTAACAAGGCAGTACTTAATGTTGAAGCTAATGATATGGTAAAGGAACCTGGAGATGTAAAATACTTTGAAGTGTTAGTGACCAATAAAAATACTATTCCAGTAAGTAATGTTAATGTTAACATAACCGTAGCTGGAAAGTCTTATATTGCCACTACCAATGATCAAGGTATTGCATCCTTGAAAATAGAGCTTAAAGTTGTTGGAGTTTACGATATAACTTATCGTGTTTGTGATAATGACAAATATTCCTCTGATTTAGGTTCAAATAAGATTATAGTAAACGGAACTATAATTAAAGGTAATAATATTGATGTTGAATATGGTTCAGATGCTTCTTATGAAGCTTCATTAACTGATGCTTATGGCAAGCCTATTGCAGGCAAGGAAATTATCTTTACCATCGAAAATGATGAAATTTCTGCTGTAACTGATGATAATGGTATTGCTAGAATCGCATTGCCTAAATTGGAACCAGGTAGCTATAACATTACATATGCATATACTCCTGAAGGAAAAGCTCCTGTTTCAGGAAAAAGCACTGTAACTGTAAAAGGTGGAGTGCCACTCAAATCAGTTTTGACTGCAGCTACTACATTGAAAAAATACATTGAAAGTAACAATGTATTGCCAAGCACTGTAACTGTCGATGGAGAAACTTATACTACTCCTCAATTTTTATACATGCTTGCACAAGCTACTGTAATGTTAAATGAAGGTAAAACCGGAAACATTTATGTTTCAAGTGTTCAAAATCCCGCAAATCCAGTAAAAACAACCGTTTCAGGTAATCTCATGCTCAGCGGTTACATTGAAACAGCTTATAATATTATAAGTTACATTGATGAGAAGGGTATTGCTCCTGATTCAATGAACACCGCTTTAGGAAAATCTGGTTATGATCCTTTAGTTTATGCATTCGCAAGAGTGGTTGCATATTATGAAAACAACGGAATGATGCCGAATTATGTGACTCTTAAAGCTTTCTCAGCACCTATTCCATCAAGTCCTTTGGATAATGTTAATGATATAGAGAACCTTACTCCATACTTACAGCCAACTAAGAATTGTCAAGTGGACAATGCTGAAATTCAGGCTTTGGCTGCTAAATTAACAGCAGGCTTGGAAAGTGATGTTGCAAAAGCTACTGCTATATTTAATTATGTAAGGGATACTGTTTCATATTCATTCTATTACAATACTAGATATGGAGCTTACAATACATTGTTCAAATACAAGACTGGTAACTGTTGTGATAAGGCAAGTGCAGTAATTGCATTGTTTAGAGCTGCAGGATTGCCTGCAAGATATGTCCATGGAACTTGTAAATTTAGTTCAGGAACTTACGGGCATGTTTGGGCACAAGTATTGATTGGTGATACTTGGGTTGTAGCTGATACAACAAGTGCTAGAAACAGTTTCGGTGTTGTAAATAATTGGAATAATTATAACTATCAATTCAAGGCTAGATATATTGAATTGCCATTCTAA
- a CDS encoding radical SAM protein, which yields MIYEENIIQKNLKAVDLRVGLCYPNIYRTAMSSLGYNILYDFINQNQKTFAERIIYPSVRSIETNSPLKDFDIISFSLQYEEDYFNVVRMLNEAGIPIKREDRTADDPLIIAGGPCATSNPAPMSEFIDLFIIGEGEVNLNNVFETYGKFGKDLEKYLKIPGVYIPEFNNKAKIAIVEDMADAHHITTPVITTSENEDYQTIFKDSIMLNVSRGCTRGCRFCMSSYLYRPMRETSLEKLVNIAEQMRNNTGLNKVTLIGAAVSDYSNIVELIDELEKRNFEISTPSLRLESITRKQLELLRQANLKTITIAPESIGKLRKGINKEIPDEKIFEVVKNAFDLNFNMKLYFIIGLPNETMDDIRELVEFMKKIASFRKNNSIRFSVNPLIPKPHTPLQWETYDLKDIKRKMRFIKKEMKNYKIKFESPKKGMIQYILSCGNRAVSQIIEKSLTENITMKEWKKYLPDYSLEDPLPWDNIDVGVKKKFLEREYRRIETGKQTPWCDVDVCYNCGACNK from the coding sequence TTGATATATGAAGAAAATATAATTCAGAAAAACCTAAAAGCTGTAGATTTAAGGGTTGGTTTATGTTACCCAAATATCTATAGAACAGCAATGTCTTCATTAGGTTACAATATACTATACGACTTCATAAATCAAAACCAAAAAACATTTGCTGAAAGAATAATATATCCTTCTGTTCGTTCCATTGAAACCAATAGTCCGCTGAAAGATTTTGATATCATTAGTTTTTCACTGCAATATGAAGAAGACTATTTCAATGTGGTTAGAATGCTGAATGAAGCAGGAATTCCTATTAAAAGAGAAGATAGAACAGCAGATGATCCATTAATAATAGCTGGAGGTCCTTGTGCCACTTCAAATCCCGCTCCAATGTCAGAGTTTATAGATCTTTTCATTATTGGCGAAGGAGAGGTCAATTTAAACAACGTATTTGAAACATATGGTAAATTTGGCAAGGATTTGGAGAAATATCTTAAAATCCCGGGAGTATATATTCCTGAATTCAACAACAAGGCCAAAATAGCCATTGTGGAAGATATGGCCGATGCCCACCACATAACAACACCTGTCATAACAACAAGTGAAAATGAAGATTATCAGACCATTTTTAAAGATTCCATAATGCTAAACGTGTCAAGGGGATGTACAAGAGGCTGCAGGTTCTGCATGTCAAGCTATCTATACCGCCCAATGCGTGAAACATCATTAGAAAAACTGGTTAATATAGCTGAGCAGATGAGGAACAATACCGGCCTCAACAAGGTAACCTTGATTGGAGCTGCAGTTTCAGATTATTCAAATATTGTGGAACTCATTGATGAACTTGAAAAAAGAAATTTTGAAATATCCACCCCTTCCCTTAGATTGGAATCAATTACAAGAAAACAGCTGGAGCTTTTACGTCAAGCAAATCTTAAAACCATTACAATAGCTCCGGAGTCAATCGGGAAACTTAGGAAAGGCATAAATAAGGAAATTCCTGATGAAAAAATATTTGAAGTTGTTAAAAATGCTTTTGATTTGAATTTCAACATGAAACTATATTTCATAATCGGACTTCCGAATGAAACTATGGATGACATTAGGGAACTTGTTGAATTTATGAAAAAAATAGCTAGCTTTAGAAAAAACAATTCAATAAGATTTAGTGTCAATCCTTTAATACCAAAACCACACACTCCTCTACAATGGGAAACCTACGATTTGAAAGACATTAAGAGGAAAATGAGATTTATAAAAAAAGAAATGAAGAATTATAAAATTAAGTTCGAAAGTCCTAAAAAAGGTATGATTCAGTATATACTGTCCTGTGGAAATAGGGCAGTTTCTCAAATTATTGAAAAGTCACTTACTGAAAACATAACCATGAAAGAATGGAAAAAATACCTGCCCGACTATTCTTTGGAAGATCCGCTCCCTTGGGACAATATTGATGTTGGAGTCAAAAAGAAATTTTTGGAAAGGGAATACAGAAGAATCGAAACAGGCAAACAAACACCATGGTGTGATGTTGATGTATGCTATAACTGTGGTGCATGCAATAAATAA
- a CDS encoding pyridoxal phosphate-dependent aminotransferase, with product MINPANRTKMVELSQIRKMFEVTNPDAINLGIGEPDFDVPENIKAAMSKAIEDNDTHYTPNKGYVELREEIVKKFDNDNNIETDIENVIVTNGASEALYMCAQAFFEKGDEILLPDPSFLSYEACINMSEATPVPVECSMENSLKLKIEDVKEKISSKTKAIMLNSPCNPSGAVMDKEDVKAIAELSEDHDFIIISDEIYEKIIYDKKHYSPGAYCDNVITINGFSKTYAMTGIRIGYLNAGENLNEELLKIHQYCTACANSIGQIGAIEALSGPQDSVEKMVAEFKRRRDLITSRLIDMGYNTPIPDGAFYVYPEVENPMEFVRTAADAGVITVPGLPFGENGRKHVRMSYANSYENIEKAMDILEGLNNG from the coding sequence ATGATTAATCCCGCTAACAGAACAAAAATGGTAGAGTTATCTCAAATAAGAAAAATGTTTGAAGTGACAAATCCAGATGCAATAAATCTTGGAATTGGAGAGCCTGATTTTGATGTTCCTGAAAATATTAAAGCAGCCATGAGTAAAGCGATTGAAGACAACGATACTCATTACACTCCAAATAAAGGTTATGTTGAACTTAGAGAAGAGATCGTTAAAAAATTTGACAATGACAATAACATTGAAACAGATATAGAAAACGTTATTGTGACAAATGGTGCTAGTGAAGCACTTTATATGTGTGCACAGGCATTTTTTGAAAAAGGAGATGAAATTCTTCTCCCGGACCCTAGCTTTCTATCTTATGAGGCCTGCATAAACATGAGTGAAGCCACTCCAGTCCCAGTGGAATGTTCAATGGAAAATAGTTTAAAACTTAAAATTGAAGATGTCAAGGAAAAAATATCCTCAAAAACAAAAGCAATAATGCTAAATTCCCCATGCAATCCATCTGGAGCTGTTATGGACAAGGAAGACGTAAAAGCAATAGCTGAACTGTCTGAAGACCATGATTTCATCATAATCTCCGATGAAATATATGAAAAAATCATTTACGATAAAAAGCATTATTCCCCTGGCGCCTACTGCGATAATGTAATTACAATCAACGGTTTTTCAAAAACATATGCAATGACCGGAATCAGGATTGGATACTTGAATGCAGGGGAAAACCTTAATGAAGAACTTTTAAAGATACATCAATATTGTACTGCCTGTGCTAATTCAATAGGTCAAATTGGAGCTATTGAAGCATTGAGCGGCCCTCAAGATTCAGTTGAAAAAATGGTTGCTGAATTCAAGAGAAGAAGAGATTTGATTACAAGCCGTTTAATTGATATGGGCTACAACACCCCAATACCTGACGGGGCATTTTATGTTTACCCTGAAGTTGAAAATCCTATGGAATTTGTCAGAACCGCTGCAGATGCTGGAGTTATTACAGTTCCGGGACTTCCATTCGGTGAAAATGGTAGGAAACATGTAAGAATGTCTTATGCTAACTCTTATGAAAACATTGAAAAGGCAATGGACATATTAGAGGGATTGAATAATGGATGA
- a CDS encoding cation diffusion facilitator family transporter, translating into MDEMRTKGGKKAAIVGVGANSFLTIFNIIVGLMSGSYALISEGAHTLSDIATTIIAYIGFRIGQKPADSEHQSGHGRAEAIAGLLITIFLVVVGYEIVTGAIRKLLNPSLITVPDYLAAVMAVIGIVTNILISTYIIHLGKKINSPAIIADGQHQRVDVYSSVAILIGVIISKTGYPIFDPIIGLFIGLMIFKTAATVCKDNIENIMGKIPSQDLIDEIEYHATEIPEVCGAHNIKVDYFGAYAIVVLHIELDGELKLFESHKIVHRVQNNIMEKVEIVKEVTVHSCPCGVEYDHKQEIDM; encoded by the coding sequence ATGGATGAAATGAGAACAAAAGGAGGAAAAAAGGCAGCTATAGTTGGAGTAGGTGCAAACTCCTTTTTAACCATTTTTAACATAATCGTTGGATTGATGTCTGGAAGTTATGCATTAATTTCCGAAGGGGCGCATACATTATCCGATATAGCAACAACAATAATTGCATATATCGGTTTTAGAATCGGACAAAAGCCTGCTGATTCAGAGCATCAAAGTGGACATGGAAGAGCGGAAGCAATTGCAGGACTTTTAATCACTATTTTTTTAGTTGTAGTTGGATATGAGATAGTTACCGGAGCCATAAGGAAACTTTTAAATCCTAGCCTTATTACTGTGCCTGACTATTTGGCTGCAGTAATGGCAGTGATAGGTATCGTTACAAATATTTTAATAAGTACATACATAATCCATTTGGGTAAAAAGATCAATTCTCCGGCAATAATCGCTGACGGCCAACATCAGAGAGTGGATGTTTATTCTTCAGTAGCTATTTTGATTGGAGTTATTATTTCAAAAACAGGTTATCCTATCTTTGACCCGATTATAGGATTGTTTATTGGTTTGATGATTTTTAAAACCGCTGCAACCGTTTGTAAAGACAATATCGAAAATATCATGGGAAAAATCCCATCACAAGATCTGATTGATGAAATTGAATATCATGCAACAGAAATTCCTGAAGTTTGTGGTGCTCACAATATAAAAGTGGACTATTTTGGAGCTTATGCGATTGTAGTCCTCCATATTGAACTTGATGGTGAACTAAAATTATTCGAATCTCATAAAATTGTTCATAGAGTTCAAAACAACATTATGGAAAAGGTAGAAATCGTAAAAGAAGTTACTGTTCATTCCTGTCCATGTGGTGTTGAATATGACCATAAACAAGAAATCGATATGTAA
- a CDS encoding CBS domain-containing protein has product MLVLTSKVKDIMTKNVITVNPDMDVVYAFERLMKHKISAMPVVDEDKKIIGIVTATDLGHNLILDKYELGTQVGSIMVEDVFTISPEDTLESAINAMTKATSGNDILNQLPVVDGDELVGIISDGDIIKYIL; this is encoded by the coding sequence ATGTTAGTGTTAACAAGCAAAGTTAAGGACATAATGACTAAAAATGTAATAACCGTGAATCCGGATATGGATGTGGTTTATGCATTTGAAAGATTAATGAAACATAAGATAAGTGCAATGCCTGTCGTCGATGAGGACAAAAAGATTATTGGTATTGTAACAGCTACTGATTTGGGTCATAATCTAATTTTGGACAAGTATGAACTTGGAACTCAAGTTGGAAGTATAATGGTAGAGGATGTATTTACAATTTCTCCCGAAGACACTTTAGAATCAGCTATTAATGCAATGACTAAGGCTACATCCGGAAATGATATTTTAAATCAATTGCCTGTTGTAGACGGTGATGAATTGGTGGGCATAATCTCTGATGGGGACATCATTAAATATATCTTATAA